One window of the Sulfitobacter alexandrii genome contains the following:
- the ubiE gene encoding bifunctional demethylmenaquinone methyltransferase/2-methoxy-6-polyprenyl-1,4-benzoquinol methylase UbiE: MTDKTTHFGARTVREDEKAGMVRTLFSDVANKYDIMNDVMSGGIHRVWKEAMMDWLAPRAGQRLLDVAGGTGDVSFKFLKRAGRAHATVCDLTEGMLVEGRKRAEAAQMADSLDWVVGDAMSLPFEDNSFDVYTISFGIRNVTRPQEALNEAYRVLRPGGRLMVLEFSQLPNPMLQKAYDLYSFNVIPRMGQVIANDRDSYQYLVESIRNFPDQETFLDMVRAAGFEQAKYRNLTMGIAALHSGWKL, encoded by the coding sequence ATGACAGACAAGACCACCCATTTCGGTGCGCGAACGGTGCGCGAGGACGAAAAGGCCGGGATGGTCCGAACGCTGTTCTCCGATGTGGCGAACAAGTACGACATCATGAACGACGTCATGAGCGGGGGGATCCATCGCGTCTGGAAGGAGGCGATGATGGACTGGCTCGCCCCGCGCGCAGGGCAGCGTCTTCTGGATGTGGCGGGCGGCACCGGCGACGTTTCGTTCAAGTTCCTCAAGCGGGCGGGCAGGGCCCACGCCACCGTCTGCGACCTGACCGAAGGCATGCTGGTCGAGGGACGCAAGCGTGCCGAAGCGGCGCAGATGGCTGACAGCCTTGACTGGGTGGTCGGCGATGCGATGAGCCTGCCTTTCGAGGACAACAGCTTTGACGTCTACACGATCAGCTTCGGCATCCGGAACGTGACCCGCCCGCAGGAAGCGCTGAACGAAGCGTACCGTGTCCTGCGCCCCGGCGGACGGCTTATGGTTCTCGAGTTCAGCCAGTTGCCCAATCCGATGCTGCAGAAGGCCTATGACCTCTACAGCTTCAACGTGATCCCGCGCATGGGCCAGGTCATCGCGAATGATCGAGACAGCTATCAGTACCTCGTCGAGTCCATCCGGAACTTTCCCGATCAGGAAACCTTCCTCGACATGGTGCGCGCCGCCGGATTCGAGCAGGCGAAATACCGCAACCTGACGATGGGGATCGCGGCGTTGCACTCGGGATGGAAGCTGTAG